A region from the Drosophila takahashii strain IR98-3 E-12201 chromosome 2L, DtakHiC1v2, whole genome shotgun sequence genome encodes:
- the LOC108069178 gene encoding trypsin alpha-like, with protein MFRCFLLLLAFDFLSAGRVPQLEERIVGGSDIEIEQAPWQVSLQINGQHYCGGSIYSKDIIITAAHCRFTREGRRLEAKDFQISVGSSLKNTNGSLVKVAAIKSHERFHDPPYKNDIAVMRLSEPLEFSNKVQPIPLAENYPALGTNAFASGWGATSFELGFMNGFLELNPIYPVHLQGVSLQIRSKLPGDLTYAGITGQTICGGDSGGPLIVNNQLVGVVSSGPIFCNDFGTFTSIPAFRNWILDAIKSI; from the coding sequence ATGTTCAGGTGTTTTCTGCTGCTTTTGGCATTTGATTTCCTGTCTGCAGGACGAGTTCCCCAACTAGAAGAACGTATTGTCGGAGGAAGTGACATTGAAATCGAACAGGCTCCCTGGCAGGTGTCCTTACAAATTAATGGACAACATTATTGTGGTGGCTCTATTTACAGCAAAGATATTATTATCACTGCCGCACATTGCCGTTTCACTCGCGAAGGCCGACGACTTGAGGCCAAAGACTTTCAAATTAGCGTAGGATCCTCATTGAAAAACACTAACGGAAGTCTTGTCAAAGTGGCAGCCATAAAATCTCATGAAAGGTTTCATGATCCACCTTATAAAAACGACATTGCCGTGATGCGATTGAGTGAGCCGCTCGAGTTTTCCAACAAAGTACAGCCGATTCCTTTGGCTGAGAATTATCCTGCTCTTGGAACGAACGCATTTGCTTCTGGCTGGGGAGCTACATCATTTGAATTGGGTTTTATGAATGGCTTTCTCGAATTGAATCCGATATATCCCGTACATCTCCAAGGCGTATCGCTTCAAATAAGATCAAAACTGCCAGGAGATCTAACTTATGCCGGAATTACTGGACAAACTATTTGCGGTGGCGATTCCGGTGGACCTCTGATTGTTAACAATCAACTTGTGGGTGTCGTCTCATCAGGCCCAATATTTTGCAATGATTTTGGAACTTTCACCAGTATCCCTGCCTTCAGGAATTGGATTTTAGATGCCATTAAatctatttga
- the LOC108069172 gene encoding trypsin beta-like gives MFIHWIFLISCVTLISSKRIPGRIVGGKVVAIKSVPWQASLEKRGEPWCGAVIYSEKIVITAAHCTEFLWPAILSVRVGSSNSESGGQVVRVSRILAHEKFGEYYDISDDVAVIKLKTSLKMGVSVKSIPLANRSPKPGSLASVSGWGRIGYSMDPSRTLLETTVAIVDWHKCRKSYYGRVTKDMICASAPGKDSCAGDSGGPLVFGGKLVGIVSFGYGCADPQYPGVYADVAELKPWILKAIKRL, from the coding sequence ATGTTCATCCATTGGATTTTCCTGATCTCATGCGTCACTCTGATCTCCTCCAAAAGGATTCCAGGGCGCATTGTGGGAGGCAAAGTGGTGGCAATTAAGTCGGTTCCCTGGCAGGCTTCCCTTGAAAAGCGCGGAGAACCTTGGTGCGGTGCTGTCATCTATAGTGAGAAAATCGTTATAACAGCAGCTCACTGTACCGAATTTCTTTGGCCTGCCATTCTCTCCGTAAGAGTGGGCTCATCGAACTCCGAATCCGGTGGTCAGGTGGTGAGGGTATCCAGAATCCTGGCACATGAGAAATTTGGCGAATATTATGATATATCCGATGACGTAGCCgttattaaacttaaaaccaGTCTCAAAATGGGCGTCAGTGTCAAATCCATTCCACTGGCGAATAGATCTCCGAAACCTGGATCTTTGGCTTCGGTTTCTGGATGGGGAAGGATAGGATACAGTATGGACCCTTCTAGAACTCTGCTGGAGACCACGGTAGCCATAGTTGATTGGCATAAATGCCGGAAATCGTACTACGGGAGAGTCACGAAGGATATGATTTGTGCCTCCGCCCCGGGAAAGGATTCCTGCGCGGGGGATTCCGGAGGTCCTTTGGTGTTCGGTGGCAAACTGGTTGGAATAGTCTCATTCGGGTACGGATGTGCTGATCCACAGTATCCCGGTGTCTATGCTGATGTGGCTGAGCTCAAGCCATGGATCTTAAAAGCTATCAAACGTCTGTAA
- the LOC108069173 gene encoding trypsin delta-like: protein MFVQWIFLISSVTLISSKGLPERIVGGDSVSIQSVPWQASLQKFGLHACGAAIYSEDIVITAAHCLRDTYIFFLSVRVGSSYNHFGGQVVKAAKFLAHEGHSKRMTNDIALIRLQSKLTMDHRVSSIPLADSPPQSGSTASVSGWGALGFNGQFPNSLMEVNVDIVDQDQCLRSYGRVTTKDMICAAGPGKDACAGDSGGPLVSNGKLVGIVSFGTEYAHPKYPGVYANVAELKPWILSAIERL from the coding sequence atgttcgtTCAGTGGATTTTTCTAATCTCCAGCGTCACTTTGATTTCCTCCAAAGGACTTCCGGAGCGAATTGTGGGCGGTGACTCTGTATCGATTCAGTCGGTACCTTGGCAGGCTTCCCTGCAAAAGTTTGGACTACATGCCTGCGGTGCTGCCATCTACAGTGAAGACATCGTCATAACGGCCGCTCACTGCTTGCGTGACACTTACATTTTCTTCCTTTCCGTGCGAGTGGGCTCATCATACAACCACTTCGGAGGTCAGGTGGTCAAGGCCGCAAAGTTTTTGGCCCACGAGGGTCACTCCAAGCGAATGACCAACGATATTGCCCTGATTCGACTTCAATCCAAGCTCACGATGGACCACAGAGTGAGTTCCATTCCTCTGGCCGACAGTCCACCCCAAAGTGGATCTACAGCTTCGGTTTCGGGATGGGGAGCTCTTGGATTTAACGGACAATTTCCCAACTCTTTAATGGAAGTCAATGTGGACATTGTCGATCAGGATCAGTGTCTAAGATCGTACGGTAGAGTCACCACAAAGGACATGATCTGCGCCGCCGGCCCGGGAAAAGATGCCTGTGCCGGGGATTCGGGAGGTCCTTTGGTCTCCAATGGAAAACTTGTTGGCATTGTATCCTTTGGAACGGAATATGCTCATCCAAAATATCCCGGAGTCTATGCCAATGTGGCTGAGCTTAAGCCCTGGATCCTAAGTGCTATTGAAAGactttaa
- the LOC108069187 gene encoding Golgi-associated plant pathogenesis-related protein 1, translated as MFRRSAAPIPKTHERTPGPRGQDTKGNNELFLKEVFNTTNKYRAMHGCPALTINAELNKLAQEWANHLRDQNTMAHRPNPKYGENIFLSGGMDVTGDLPVEMWYREINSYDFQKGQFVPTAGHFTQLIWKSSKEMGSGVARKADRTWVVCNYNPPGNVVNLFKDNVPPKN; from the exons ATGTTCAGGAGATCCGCAGCGCCCATACCCAAAACCCATGAAAGAACCCCGGGACCGCGAGGTCAAGACACCAAGGGGAACAATGAGCTCTTCCTCAAGGAGGTCTTTAATACCACCAATAAATATCGGGCAATGCATGGCTGTCCTGCCTTAACCATCAATGCGGAGCTGAATAAATTGGCTCAAGAATGGGCTAAT CATCTTCGGGATCAGAACACAATGGCACACCGACCCAATCCCAAGTACGGCGAAAACATTTTCCTATCCGGTGGAATGGATGTGACCGGAGATCTGCCAGTGGAAATGTGGTATCGGGAAATCAATAGCTACGACTTTCAAAAGGGTCAATTCGTGCCCACTGCTGGTCATTTTACGCAGCTCATCTGGAAGTCCTCGAAGGAAATGGGCTCGGGTGTGGCGCGCAA AGCGGACAGAACGTGGGTAGTTTGCAACTACAATCCTCCCGGCAATGTTGTGAATTTGTTCAAAGATAATGTGCCTCCTAAAAACTAA
- the LOC108069186 gene encoding uncharacterized protein produces MDEENTPEKCGEENPPFQLIQHNDTKFVACDLRNRNLGKCRSCLAPFCQKPIKVYHHSRNYLACEVQRSLSKKSTRSLPANSTSTAKRNIKTDLNNKSRLPLFGFKGCEECIAPKCKTSSRCSILSKTNYEKSLLQEFYKTKAPKLQTKAVKQSILRENNKYRKLHNASPLKMDAELASYAQEWADHLAEKNLLETRPLPLYGENIMCVRKSLFCVDQIMRLWYQEKYNYNYYRPSFDLYTGHFTQMVWRETEFLGVGVASNDSHIWIVCNYHPPGNVSGHYKENVQPRKNLFQ; encoded by the exons atggatgAAGAAAATACGCCAGAGAAATGTGGTGAAGAAAATCCTCCTTTCCAGTTAATTCAGCACAATGACACCAAATTCGTTGCCTGCGATCTGAGGAATCGAAATTTGGGCAAGTGCCGCAGCTGTCTCGCACCTTTTTGCCAAAAACCCATTAAGGTGTACCACCATTCCCGGAATTACCTGGCCTGCGAAGTCCAGAGGTCTTTGTCAAAAAAATCCACAAGGTCACTTCCTGCCAATTCTACATCAACGGCAAAAAGGAATATTAAGACAGATCTTAATAATAAATCTCGGTTGCCTTTGTTCGGTTTTAAAGGATGTGAAGAGTGCATAGCTCCAAAGTGCAAAACCTCTTCTAGGTGTTCCATTCTGAGCAAAACGAATTATGAGAAGTCTCTTCTGCAGGAGTTCTATAAAACCAAAGCTCCAAAATTACAAACCAAGGCAGTTAAACAATCTATACTGAgagaaaacaataaatatcGAAAACTCCACAACGCCAGTCCCTTGAAAATGGATGCGGAACTAGCTTCATATGCACAGGAGTGGGCAGAT CACCTGGCTGAAAAGAATCTCCTGGAAACTCGACCTCTTCCCCTTTATGGTGAGAACATTATGTGTGTCCGTAAATCACTTTTCTGTGTTGATCAAATAATGAGACTCTGGTATCAAGAGAagtacaattacaattactatAGGCCAAGTTTCGATCTATATACCGGACATTTTACTCAGATGGTTTGGAGAGAAACAGAGTTCctgggagtgggcgtggcctccAA tgatTCTCACATATGGATTGTGTGCAATTACCACCCACCTGGTAATGTAAGTGGTCATTACAAGGAGAATGTTCAGCCAAGAAAAAACTTG tttcaataa
- the LOC123003182 gene encoding trypsin alpha-like, whose amino-acid sequence MFIRLFLLLLAISSLSAGRVPQLEERIIGGSDIEIEQAPWQVSLQVEGRHVCGGSIYSKDIIITAAHCLFDDDVRQQLDAKNFRISVGSSLKNSNESLVKVAAIKSHERFHDPPYKNDIAVMRLSEPLEFSNKVQPIPLADNNPRYGTPAFASGWGATSFELVFVNGSLKWSPTYPTHLQGVSLRIRSFFFMPQDIIYAGVFGQSGCRGDSGGPLVVDKQLVGVVSSGPKLCDGKGKFTSVPAFRNWILDAIKSF is encoded by the coding sequence ATGTTCATCCGGTTGTTTCTGCTGCTATTGGCAATTAGTTCCCTGTCTGCAGGACGAGTTCCCCAACTGGAAGAACGCATTATCGGTGGAAGTGACATTGAAATCGAACAGGCTCCTTGGCAGGTGTCCTTACAAGTTGAAGGACGTCATGTTTGTGGTGGATCGATTTACAGCAAAGATATTATTATCACTGCGGCACATTGCCTTTTTGATGATGATGTACGGCAACAACTTGATGCCAAAAACTTTCGAATTAGCGTAGGATCCTCATTAAAAAACTCTAACGAAAGTCTTGTCAAAGTAGCAGCCATAAAATCTCATGAGAGGTTTCATGATCCTCCTTATAAAAACGACATTGCCGTGATGCGATTGAGTGAGCCGCTCGAGTTTTCCAACAAAGTACAGCCTATTCCTTTAGCCGATAACAATCCTCGTTATGGGACGCCCGCATTTGCTTCTGGCTGGGGAGCTACATCATTCGAATTGGTTTTTGTGAATGGCTCTCTTAAATGGAGCCCTACATATCCCACACATCTTCAAGGCGTATCGCTCCGAATtagatcatttttttttatgccacAAGATATAATTTATGCCGGAGTATTTGGACAAAGTGGTTGCCGAGGCGACTCCGGTGGACCTCTGGTTGTTGACAAACAACTTGTGGGTGTCGTCTCATCAGGTCCGAAATTGTGCGATGGAAAAGGGAAGTTCACCAGTGTCCCTGCCTTCAGGAATTGGATTTTAGATGCCATTAaatctttttga